One region of Actinomycetes bacterium genomic DNA includes:
- a CDS encoding ABC transporter permease subunit, with amino-acid sequence MSANTEAAEVTRSSPRMGFGRWLTVLGWRHAIAIVAVALAILPITYIIGVALNPVGSLSASCPPEKTGLAAVGCLIIPAEISTQNFTEIFSNTALPYGTWFLNSLGVAVVVSTMSTLMSAAGAFAFSRLRFKGRRPGLLALVLLQMFPQILAITAIFILMTEIGEVFPGLGLGTVAGLVLIYLGGSLGVNTYLMKGFFDTIPVEIDESAKIDGASHVRIFFGLILRLASPVLVVVFFVTFTFVFNELAIAQTLLPETSNTTLAVGLQTYVSGNLQEWGKFAAGALIGAIPMIAVFAVAQKYLVTGMTAGAVKG; translated from the coding sequence ATGAGCGCCAATACAGAAGCTGCAGAGGTGACCAGGTCATCTCCACGAATGGGATTTGGCCGTTGGCTCACTGTGCTGGGGTGGCGTCATGCCATCGCCATTGTGGCCGTCGCGTTGGCGATCCTGCCGATCACGTACATCATCGGGGTGGCACTCAATCCGGTCGGCTCGCTTTCCGCGTCTTGTCCACCGGAAAAGACCGGATTGGCAGCGGTCGGGTGTCTCATCATTCCGGCCGAGATCAGCACTCAGAACTTCACCGAGATATTCAGCAACACGGCCCTGCCCTACGGGACCTGGTTTCTGAACTCGCTAGGTGTCGCGGTCGTGGTTTCCACCATGTCGACGTTGATGTCGGCCGCCGGTGCCTTTGCCTTCAGCCGGCTCCGTTTTAAGGGTCGTCGGCCAGGTCTGCTGGCGTTGGTGTTGCTGCAAATGTTTCCGCAGATATTGGCGATCACCGCGATCTTCATTTTGATGACTGAGATCGGTGAGGTCTTCCCCGGTCTCGGCTTGGGCACTGTCGCCGGTCTAGTGCTGATTTATTTGGGTGGCTCACTGGGCGTCAACACCTACCTGATGAAGGGTTTCTTTGACACCATCCCGGTGGAGATCGACGAATCAGCCAAGATTGATGGCGCCAGTCACGTGCGGATCTTCTTCGGTCTGATCTTGCGGTTGGCGTCGCCGGTACTCGTCGTCGTGTTCTTTGTGACCTTCACCTTCGTGTTCAACGAACTCGCTATCGCGCAGACCCTGTTGCCGGAAACCTCGAACACCACGCTTGCGGTCGGCCTGCAGACGTATGTTTCCGGAAACTTGCAGGAGTGGGGCAAGTTCGCCGCTGGCGCGCTGATTGGCGCGATACCGATGATTGCCGTATTCGCTGTGGCCCAGAAGTACTTGGTCACCGGAATGACGGCGGGCGCGGTCAAGGGCTGA